A genomic segment from Stappia indica encodes:
- the lipB gene encoding lipoyl(octanoyl) transferase LipB yields MTERAELAGSFFPSAGSPPVEWAVSDAPVAYDVALEEMERRVTGIAEGTMAERVWLLEHPALYTAGTSAKAQDLIAPDRFPVHKTGRGGQFTYHGPGQRVAYVMLDLKRRRPDVRAFVAAMEDWVIGTLWEHHVRGERREDRVGVWVRRPDKGATREDKIAAIGIRMRKWVSFHGLSLNVEPNLEHFSGIVPCGVTEHGVTSLVDLGLPVTLDDVDLVLRRCFEERFGPTVSAAPF; encoded by the coding sequence ATGACAGAGCGTGCGGAACTGGCCGGCTCCTTCTTCCCCAGCGCCGGCTCGCCTCCCGTCGAATGGGCGGTGAGCGACGCGCCGGTCGCCTACGACGTCGCGCTGGAAGAGATGGAGCGGCGCGTGACCGGCATCGCCGAGGGCACGATGGCCGAGCGGGTCTGGCTGCTGGAGCATCCCGCGCTCTACACCGCCGGCACCAGCGCCAAGGCGCAGGACCTGATCGCCCCCGACCGCTTTCCCGTGCACAAGACCGGGCGCGGCGGCCAGTTCACCTATCACGGCCCCGGACAGCGGGTCGCCTATGTGATGCTCGACCTCAAGCGCCGCCGGCCGGACGTGCGCGCCTTCGTCGCCGCGATGGAGGACTGGGTGATCGGCACCTTGTGGGAGCACCATGTGCGCGGCGAACGGCGCGAGGACCGGGTCGGCGTGTGGGTGCGCCGCCCGGACAAGGGCGCGACCCGCGAGGACAAGATCGCCGCCATCGGCATCCGAATGCGCAAATGGGTCAGCTTTCACGGCCTGTCGCTGAACGTGGAGCCGAATCTGGAGCACTTCTCCGGCATCGTCCCCTGCGGCGTGACCGAACACGGCGTGACGAGCCTTGTCGATCTCGGCCTGCCGGTGACGCTGGACGATGTCGACCTCGTCCTGCGGCGCTGCTTCGAGGAACGGTTCGGCCCGACGGTCTCCGCCGCCCCTTTCTGA
- the folB gene encoding dihydroneopterin aldolase: MDAIHLQDLAFYAFHGVHEEEARLGQRFVVDLTCRLDLTAPSLSDRYEETVCYATLTRTIEKVVTGSRYKLIERLAGAIADAVLDAEERIQGVSVRVHKPGAPLPIAAGRVSVEITRTRAPS; the protein is encoded by the coding sequence ATGGACGCCATCCACCTCCAGGACCTTGCCTTTTACGCCTTTCACGGCGTGCACGAGGAAGAGGCGCGGCTCGGCCAGCGTTTCGTCGTCGACCTGACCTGCCGGCTGGACCTGACCGCCCCGTCCTTGAGCGACCGCTACGAGGAGACGGTGTGCTACGCCACCTTGACCCGGACCATCGAGAAGGTGGTGACCGGGTCCAGGTACAAGCTGATCGAGCGGCTGGCCGGCGCCATTGCCGATGCGGTGCTGGACGCCGAAGAGCGGATCCAGGGCGTGAGCGTGCGCGTGCACAAGCCCGGCGCGCCGCTGCCCATCGCCGCCGGCCGCGTCAGCGTCGAGATCACGCGGACGCGGGCTCCGAGCTGA
- a CDS encoding FliM/FliN family flagellar motor switch protein, whose translation MGTFDNISIEISVVLGKAEMPIHQLLRMGRGAVIELMSREEDDVQILANNIPIARGQVVLQGERVGVSVTEVLMRPPEARPARLSGAL comes from the coding sequence ATGGGTACTTTCGATAATATTTCCATCGAGATCTCGGTCGTGCTCGGCAAGGCCGAGATGCCGATTCACCAGCTGCTGCGCATGGGCCGCGGCGCGGTGATCGAGTTGATGTCGCGCGAGGAGGACGATGTCCAGATCCTCGCCAACAACATTCCCATCGCCCGCGGGCAGGTCGTCCTGCAGGGCGAACGGGTCGGCGTTTCGGTCACCGAAGTGCTGATGCGCCCGCCCGAGGCGCGTCCGGCGCGCCTGAGCGGGGCGCTGTGA